TGCAGCTGGCGATGCCGCTGTTGCCGCAAGAAGTACAGCAGCAAGGGATTCAGGTTAAAAAATCATCCAGTAGCTTCCTGATGGTTGCCGCGTTCATCAACACCGATGGCACGATGACTCAGGATGATATCGCCGACTACGTTGGTTCCAACATTAAAGACCCTATTAGCCGTACTTCTGGCGTAGGTGATACTCAATTGTTTGGTGCCCAGTATGCGATGCGTGTCTGGATGGACCCGACTGCTCTGACTAACTACCAGTTAACGCCGGTAGACGTTATTGCCGCCATCAAAACGCAGAACGCCCAGATTGCTTCTGGTCAGCTCGGCGGTGCGCCTGCGGTTAAAGGTCAGCGCCTGAATGCCTCTATCATCGCGCAAACCAGACTTAACACTCCGGAACAGTTCGGCCAGATCCTGCTGAAAGTAAATCAGGATGGCTCTCAGGTGCGTCTGAAAGACGTCGCTAAGATTGAACTGGGCGGCGAAAGCTACGACATCGTATCGAAATATAATGGCAAACCTGCCGCTGGTTTAGGTATTAAACTAGCGACTGGCGCTAACGCCCTGGATACCGCAGAAGCGGTGCGTGCCGAACTGGCTAAGCTTGAGCCATTCTTCCCTCAGGGGCTGGAAACCGTTTACCCATACGACACTACGCCATTCGTTAAAATCTCTATTTTCGAAGTGGTTAAAACGCTGGTCGAAGCAATCGTGCTGGTGTTCCTGGTTATGTATCTGTTCCTGCAGAACCTCCGGGCAACCCTGATTCCAACTATCGCTGTACCGGTCGTATTGTTGGGTACCTTCGCCATTTTGTCGGCCTTCGGTTACTCGATAAACACCCTGACGATGTTCGCAATGGTTCTTGCTATCGGCCTGTTGGTGGATGATGCCATCGTTGTGGTCGAGAACGTGGAACGCGTCATGGTGGAGGAAGGATTGCCTCCTAAAGAGGCTACCCGTAAATCAATGGGCCAGATTCAGGGCGCACTGGTGGGTATTGCCATGGTGCTGTCAGCGGTATTTATCCCGATGGCCTTCTTCGGCGGCGCAACCGGTGCTATCTATCGTCAGTTCTCCATCACTATCGTATCTGCGATGGTGCTGTCGGTAATCGTCGCAATGGTTCTGACACCAGCCCTGTGCGCCACCATGCTGAAGCCGGTTGCTAAAGGCGACCACGGTGAAGGCAAAAAAGGCTTCTTCGGCTGGTTTAACCGGATGTTCGATAAGAGCACCAACCACTACACCGATAGCGTCGGCAACATTCTGCGCAGCACCGGTCGTTATCTGCTGCTGTATGTGCTTATTGTTATCGGCATGGCGGTGCTGTTCCTGCGTTTGCCAAGCTCCTTCCTGCCAGACGAAGACCAGGGCGTATTCTTGTCCCAGGTTCAGCTTCCGGCGGGTTCTACTCAGGAACAGACGCAGAAAATTCTCGACCAGGTTAATGACTACTTCCTGACTAAAGAGAAAGACAACGTTAGATCGGTCTTTACCGTTAACGGCTTTGGTTTCTCCGGTCGTGGTCAGAACGCCGGTCTGGCATTCGTGAGTCTGAAAGACTGGGAAGAACGCTCGGGTAGCGAAAACAAAGCACAGGCGATTATCGCCCGTGCCATGGGCTCGTTTGCGAAAATCAAAGAAGGTATCGTACTCGCATTTAACCTTCCGGCGATTATGGAACTAGGTACCGCTACCGGCTTTGACTTCGAACTGATTGACCAGGCTAACCTTGGACACGATCAACTGACTCAGGCCCGTAACCAGTTGCTCGGCATGGTTGCCCAGCACCCGGATATGCTATCAACAGTCCGTCCTAACGGTCTGGAAGATACGCCACAATACAAAATTGTGATTGACCAGGAAAAAGCTCAGGCTCAGGGCGTTTCCATTAGTGATATCAACACCACGCTTGGCGCTGGCTGGGGTAGTAGCTACGTCAACGACTTCATCGACCGCGGTCGCGTGAAGAAAGTTTATCTCATGGGTGAATCGCAATACCGTATGCTGCCTGAAGATATCAATCAGTGGTATGTGCGTGGTTCCGCAGGCCAGATGGTTCCATTCTCCAGTTTTGCCAACGGCCACTGGCAATATGGTTCACCACGTCTGGAGCGTTACAACGGTCTGCCGTCCATGGAACTTCTTGGTCAGGCGGCTCCGGGTAAAAGTACCGGTGAAGCAATGGCTCTGATGGAAGAAATGGCGTCTAAACTGCCTACCGGTATTGGTTACGACTGGACCGGTATGTCTTACCAGGAACGACTGTCTGGTAACCAGGCTCCGGCCCTTTATGCCATCTCGTTAATCGTGGTATTCCTCTGTCTGGCCGCATTGTATGAGAGCTGGTCAATTCCGTTCTCGGTAATGCTGGTTGTTCCTTTGGGGGTTGTGGGCGCTCTGCTAGCCGCGACTCTGCGCGGGATGGAGAACGACGTTTACTTCCAGGTGGGGCTGCTGACAACCATTGGTCTGTCGGCGAAAAACGCCATCCTGATTGTTGAGTTCGCCAAAGATCTTATGGAGAAAGAAGGTAAAGGCCTCATCGAAGCAACGCTGGAAGCGGTTCGTATGCGTCTGCGTCCAATTCTGATGACCTCCCTTGCCTTTATCCTCGGCGTATTGCCACTGGCAATTAGTAGCGGTGCAGGTTCCGGTGCTCAGAACGCCGTAGGTACCGGGGTTATGGGCGGGATGATTACCGCAACCGTACTGGCTATCTTCTTCGTTCCTGTGTTCTTTGTTGTGGTTCGCCGCCGCTTCAATCGTAAACACGAAGATCTGGAACATACTCACAGCGTAGCGCCGGAGAAATAATCCGACATCTACCTTAAAAGGCCGCGCAAGCGGCCTTTTTTATGCGCTACGTTTTACACACCACAGTTTTCTCACGCAGGATAAGTCTGATAATGAGAGCTAAATAATTTTTTCACACAATCTGTTTGTTACCTAACGTCTGGCACAGTAAACTACGGCAGAAGCAAGCACCGGTGACTATTTCATTGGTTATTGTTCATTTTCTCGCCAGGCAAGGTAATCATTGAAGCTCACCCTTTTGGAGTTTTCCGTTTGGGATTGCGCATGGGAACTTTCTAAGATGATATTACTCAAAGTAGTATCTGGCTTATTTTGTTTTCATTAAGATGATTCCTGGCTGCAATTGTAATTTTTTATTATTGTGCGAGAAAAGTGGCAGCAGGTGATTTATAGTTAACTTACAGGTTACGTGTTTACGTTCACATCCTGACGATGTTTTACCCCGTTTTTATTTTTATCAGTAATTTCGCGATAAAAGGGGATGCATTATGGACGAGTACTCACCAAAGCGGCATGACATTGCCCAGCTAAAATTCCTGTGTGAATCCCTGTATCACGACTGTCTGGCTAATCTTAGCGAGAGCAATCGTGGCTGGGTTAATGACCCCACATCTGCTATTAATCTACAGTTGAATGACCTGATTGAGCACATAGCCGCATTCGCACTCAATTACAAGATTAAGCATGATGATGACAGTAAATTAATTGAACAAATAGATGAGTATCTGGATGACACTTTTACCCTGTTTAGCAATTACGGGATAAATACTCAGGACCTCCAGCGCTGGCGCAAATCTGGGAACCGCTTGTTTCGCTGCTTTGTTGAGGCCGGCAGAGCTAATCCGGTAAGCCTTTCCTTTTAAAATTATTACAATCATTTAGGTGAAAATAATGACAACTAAACCATTAACCAAAACCGATTATCTGATGCGCCTGCGACGCTGCCAGACTATTGACACATTAGAACGGGTTATTGAGAAAAATAAATACGAACTATCTGACAGCGAACTTGCAGTATTTTACTCTGCAGCCGATCATCGTCTTGCAGAACTGACCATGAATAAACTCTACGATAAAATCCCAACTTCTGTATGGAAATTCATTCGCTGATTAGCGGCTTATTTATTATTTTCATTAATAAATTTATATTCCCGGATTAGGCTTAATAAAGCACATCCAGATAATGATGTGCCTTCATCCAGGCAGTAAATAGCACAAGAAGTAAAAACCACACTAAAAGCGCGGGCCACCAGGAAAAACGTTTTTTACAAAACACCACTTCCTGACGACGCAATAGTTAATAACCCTGCTTCAGGTAATCCGCGCCAATATTACCGTTCTATATCACCAGCCGTTGTGCTATCTCGGCCAGACGTGCTACAGCTCCCGGTAAACGGGTGGCTTCAGTATTTCCATAACCCAAAACCAGTCCACAGCATGCCTGCTCCCGGTTTAAATAGTGATCGCTTAAGGCTCCCGGCCCCAAACCAACTTTCCTTGCCTCGTGAACAATTGCCCGATCGTCTATCTCAGCTTCAAACTTCAGCGTTAGATGCATCCCTCCTCCACCCAGGGATATTTGGTGTGGGATAGTAAAGTAGCGGCTGATTGCCTCACGGAGAACCTGCTGGCGCTCCCGGTATAGTCGACGCATCGCGGCCAGATGGCGAGAATAATCACCCTGATGGATAAATGCCGCCAGCGTGCGCTGCTCAATCTGATGTCCAGCGCGGCGTAAGTTGCCAATATAAGGCGCTATTTCACTGGCAATACCTGCGGGCAACACTAGAAAACCAATACGCAGCGCAGGGAAAAGAGTCTTACTGAAAGTACCAATATGCAAAACCGGAGCATTAACGTCCAGCCCCTGTAATGCAGCCAGCGGTTCGCCCTGATGGCGAAACTCACTATCATAATCATCCTCTATGAGCCAGGTATCGTACTGACGCGCCAAATTAAGTAACTCAAGCCGCCGTGAAATACTCATCACCACTCCGCCTGGATACTGATGGGCCGGGGAAATATAAATAATGTCCGGCGTTTGCTCTCTCCATTGCTTATCCGTAGGCGCTATCCCCTGCTCATCAACCGGAATCGGGCAAACTCGCAAATTCCCTTGCGCCATCGCACTCCTGGCCCCTCGATAACCGGGGTCTTCCAGCCAGGCTAAATCACCGCCATCAGTGAATAAGGCCACGCACAGCTCCAGCGCCTCCTGTGACCCTTCTGTGATAATGACCTGATGTGCGCTACAGCGAATACCACGGGTTAAGGTTAAATGTGCAGCCACAGCTTCCCGCAGTATCGGCTCACCGCAGGGGGAGCCATAAGCCAACAATTGCCCACCGGCATAACGAAACTGTTCATCCATTAGCCGCCGCCAGCGTTTTATGGGGAATGCATTAAGCGCCGGTACTCCAGGCATAAGCTCATATAGGTGTGGCTCTGCCGGAGTCGGCGGCAATGCGGCAAGACGAGACGCAAGCCGTCGGTTCCCCTTACCTGTTTCATATTTTGCCTCTACGCTACTCACCGACAGAGGCATAGGTAAAGTCACCACCTGGCTTCCGCGTGGTCCCCGCAGGATAAAGCCCTCTATCGCCAGACGCTCCAGCGCCGCCTCTGCCGTATTACGTGATACCCCCAATAATTCACCCAGTAGTCGAGCGCCCGGCAAAAAGGCGTGTCCGGGTAACTTTCCTTCAATAACGGCATTCTTAATTGCCTGATACAGCCGTTGTTGCAAAGTCCCTTGCTCACGCTGCATCACTTTTTCGGATAGCAAATGCTGAACTTCCTCCCCGGACAGGCGCATGCTCATACTCAGTGACCCCATAATAAATACGAATAGTGGCTCTTATTACCATGCCACTATAGCGCTACCTTCACTGGACAGCATTCAATGAGGGCAAACAAATGCAGCGATTAAATCACCTGGGGCAGGCAGTAGGAGAACCATTAGATGACTGGCAGCCAAGGCCACAGCCAGAACGCATCACGATAGACGGACAATACTGCCGTTTAATTCCGTTACAGCCTGAGCATGCCCGGGATCTCAGCACCGCTTTTGCGGGCGATAAAGAGGGTGGCAGCTTTACCTGGCTATTACATCAACCTCTGCATGGCGAAGCGGAATGGCAAGCCTGGGTAGATAGCAAAGTGGAATCTACCGATCCGCTATTTTTTTCAATATTCGATAAAGCACTTGGCCAGGTGACCGGCGTCTTTTCACTGATGCGCATCGACCCACAAAACGGCGTGATTGAAGTAGGCCACGTTCACTTTTCCCCGCTTCTGAGCCGCACCCGAGTCGCCACTGAAGCGCATTGGTTATTAATGCGCTACGCCTTTGAAACACTGGGCTACCGGCGCTACGAATGGAAGTGTGACAGTTTGAATGCTGCCTCCCGCCAGGCAGCACTGCGACTGGGCTTTCAGTTTGAAGGAGTATTTCGTCAGGCATTAGTTTATAAAGGCCGTACGCGGGATACCGCCTGGTTCTCCATTATCGATGGCGAATGGCCGCAGTGCGATCGTGCTTTTCAACGCTGGCTGGCTGCCGATAATTTTGACGAGCATGATGTCCAGCGCCACTCTCTTGGCGCATTGCGTATCGGCTAATCGACAAGGACTATCCCACATGACTCAACGCCGGGCATGCTCCCGGCTTTGAAGGACTGACCACACAATCCCGGCCCTCTTGTCACTATTTGCGCTTTCCATTGCTTCCGCGCCCATAACCATCTCCTTCCCGGCAAACATTTGCTATAACCAAAGCAGGAAATTAGTTCAAGCAAATCGCCAGACGCTTCTGCCGGAGGCAATCAGGAAGCGCTCAACTATGGAATGGGTGAGTTTATCAGGATGGATACTCTATGACGGCGCGCAATCTCTCCGGGATGATCATCGGCCTGCTGGTCGTTGTATTGCTATTCCCAATCGCATTCAGCGTCTGGCTGGCGCACCGTCACTCGCACCAACAATTTGAAGATGAGCTGCATAACTTTGCCCTGCGTATTGAACGCCGCGCCGAACGGGTCATTGAACGCAGTGATGAAGCCCTGCGCCATTTACAGGCTCTGAATGGACAACCGTGTTCCCCTGCACATATTCGCTCAATGCAGCGCATTATCTATCTGTACCGCCATGTGCAGGAGGTTTTCTGGCTGCAGAATGGCGAACCGCAGTGTACCTCATCCGAAGAGCTGGGCGAGCTCACCGATTTTCCTACGAACGACAAGTTAGGCCATAGCAAGTACGACGTCTGGCTGACGCTGCGTAATAACCTTGGTATTAGCCGTGAGATGGTCGCTTTTAGCCAGCTACCTTACGTTGTTCTGGTACATCCCGAAGCCTTTATCGATACTTCGACTTACGGTTCTAATGTGCTGAACGCGGCGTTAGTTAACCTGAACCTGAATTACCCCATTGCCAGCAGTAGTTCGCTGGAACCTGAAGTTATCGAGCTGGCTCGCAAGAGCGAAACCAACCGCTTTACTCACAACGGCATCATTTACATCGTGCATAAGATGAAGCCGCAAAATATTTCGATTATTACCTGGTCTTCGGTAATGCCGATGGAAGGCGGGTGGATGAAGCAGCTTTATATTTGGCTGCCACTGGGGCTGGGCCTGAGCCTGATTGCCGGATTTATCACCCGTAAAATGCTCAAACAGCTCCAGTCACCCCAGTATTTATTACAGAATGCGATTCAGGCCGGGCGCATCGAGATGCATTATCAGCCAGTCATTAACCTGTCTGACGGGCGATGCGTAGGCGCTGAAGCTCTGGTCCGCTGGCCGCTGCGCAATGGTTCGCTGCTGACGCCTAATGTTTTCATTCCTCTTGCGGAACAAAGTGGGCTCATTACGCCGCTTACCGAGCTTATTATTCGCCACGTTCTAAATGATCTTGGGCCCTGGCTTTCAGCCAATCCCGATAAACATGTCTCGATAAACCTTGCCGCGCAGGATCTGCAGACCGAGCATATGTTTCAGGTTCTGAGTACTGAGGTTCAACGCTGGAACGTTAAACCACACCAGGTGGCGATTGAAATTACCGAACGCAGTTTCGCTAACCCTCGCCTGGTAGCCCCGGTCATTAGCCGTTTCCACGACGCCGGACATGCGATTTATATCGATGATTTTGGTACTGGCTATGCCAACCTCAACTATCTGCAAACCCTGCAAATAGATATTTTAAAAATCGATAAATCATTTATCGATGCGTTGGAATACAACAGCATCACGCCTCATATCATCGAAATGGCAAAGTCTCTGCATCTGAAACTCATCGCCGAAGGGATCGAAACCCAGTCACAGGCCGATTGGCTGGTACGTTACGGAGTTGAATATGGTCAGGGATGGCTCTACTCCAAGGCATTGCCAAAACAGGAGTTTTTTGCCTGGTACGAGAAAAATATCATGGGCACTCATCGCCACCCCGGGCCACAATCATTTTGTAATACCGCCGTCAGCGGGTAATCTGAAATGATACTCATATAACGAGGCCAATATGAATATCACGATACGGCGCGGCACCCCGGACGATGCCGCTGATTATCAGCGCATCTATTCACAACCCCAGGTTTACACCAATACTTTGCAACTCCCCTACCCGAGCCTCGAGTTCTGGCGTCAAAAACTGGCTGATTATGATAGTGAAGGCAAAATCCCGTTAGTTGCAGAAGTGGATGGCGTGGTAGTCGGCGATATTACGCTGTTTACCAGCCCTCGCCCACGCATTCGTCACGTTGTGAGTTTTGGTATGGCCGTAGACCCACATTATGGCGGCCAGGGAATAGGCAGTTGCCTGCTATCCAGCGCCATCGATTATGCCTTTAACTGGCTGAATGCCACCCGGATTGAGCTGGGCGTCTTTAGCGATAACCAACCGGCCCTGAAGCTGTATCGCAAATTCGGCTTCGAGCAGGAAGGTATTCAGCGGCAAGCGGCGCTGCGCGACGGGCAATATTGCGACATAATTTTGATGGCACGGCTGCGTTAAATATTTTATTGCTGCAGGCTTTAATCATCAGCACAAATACAGTGCGTGAAAAGAAGTTATCGATGAAGGAGAGCGTGCCGCCGGCACAAATGGGTGGGGGCCCTGCCAGCTACATCCCGGCACACGCGTCATCTGCTTTGGCTGCTGCCTTCCGGCCCTGACCTGGTAAACAAAGTAGCGTTGCGGGAGAACCAACAGGGCCCCCATTGAGAGCGTTGAATCTCAACGCGCAGGCCGCATTATCCAGTCTGGAAACGACAATTGCAAGCTCACCTCACCCGGGTGCCGGTTTATTAGGCAATGGCGTCTTTTAACTGTGATCGAGTCCAATTATGCTTAGCAGGCAGGAGGATATATGGAATCAGTCCCTACATTTGCTGAGCGTATTTTTCAGATAGTTGCGGCTATCCCCGAAGGCCGGGTAACCACTTATGGCGAGGTGGCACGACTGGCGGGTTCACCGCGAGCGGCTCGCCAGGTTGGCGGCGTGCTAAAGCGTTTGCCCGAAGGCAGCAGATTACCATGGCATCGGGTGGTAAATCGTCACGGTACAATATCGCTGACCGGGCCAGATCTTCAGCGTCAGCGCCAGGCGCTACTTTCCGAAGGAGTGATAGTAAGCGGCAAAGGTGAGATTGAGCTATCGCGCTACCGCTGGCGCTACGAAGAGGGAGAGTAGCTCCCGGAATCAATATAAGGATTTCCCCGTACTAAGAGACCAGCCTTTTTGCCGCATATGCAGAAAAGAGAGCAGCGCCTGCATATTGAACAGGCGCTGAAGACAAGATTAATACGTAGTCGGAGCCGGAACGGCTGAAGATGGAGTTACCTGAGTTGGCGAGGTACTCGGTACGGTGGTGGCAGCCCCACTTCCCGACTGAATTGGCACCGCGCGATGCTCTACCGGAACCAGCGTCAGATCGGCTTTGGTTCCTCCGCCATTGATAACCGACTGGAAAGTATCGGTGATAAACAGCAGCTTGCCATCAACCGTAATTGCCGCACTCAGCAATATGCGGGCATTAGGTTTGATATCCGCAGGTTTGAACGGGAGAATAAAGCTGAATGGTGCCTGCTTCCCGTTGGTACGAACAACTTTTTGCGACAGCACTTTTGACGGCGCATCAGCAATAGAGGCGTCAGACAAAGTTACGGTCAAAACGGCATTCGGCGGTAAAGCCACGCGCTGGCGGATCCACACGGTCCCCGAGACGTTAGGCTGTCGAATAGCATTTTGCATTGAGACTTCCGGAGAGCCAGGGGCCGGAGCCGGAACCGGTACATTTGAGCTGCTATCATCGGCGCAGCCACCCAAAGCAACGGCCAGCGCCAGTCCACTTAGCATGTGCACTACTTTCATTAATTTCTCCTTTTTAATGCACCGAAAGGATGTGATCCCATCCGGTTGAGTGGCTAAAACATATTTATCGTCAATAAGTGTGGCACAGTGTTACCGTTTCCGCCTGGCACTGGGCAATAATTCAGAATATCTCTCTGTTTTACCAAGCACATCCAGAGGCAACGGCCGGTTTCAGGAATAAGTCTTAGTCCATAATCGGTTATAATGTGTCTTAACTTTTGCGCCCCAGGCACGCTGACAATCATGAGGAACAGAATGAGTCAGGCTCTTACCCGTCTTTTAACCTTATTAAATCTTGAAAAAATCGAAGAGGGTCTGTTTCGCGGCCAGAGCGAAGATTTAGGGCTACGTCAGGTCTTTGGCGGGCAAGTCGTAGGCCAGGCCCTATTCGCCGCCAAACAAACGGTCCCTGAAGAGCGGCTGGTACACTCATTCCATAGCTATTTTTTGCGCCCCGGTGATAGCCAAAAACCTATTATTTACGACGTTGAAGTGCTCCGCGATGGCAATAGCTTTAGCGCCCGTCGGGTAGCCGCCGTGCAAAACGGTAAGCCAATTTTTTATATGACGGCCTCGTTCCAGGCTCCCGAGTCGGGGTTTGAGCATCAAAAACCAATGCCGGCCGCTCCGGCTCCGGACAATTTACCGTCTGAGAGCGATATCGCCCGTTCACTGGAGAAATTTATTCCCGAGCGCGCCCGCGAAAAATTCCTTAGCGAACGGCCACTGGAGTTCCGCCCCGTGGTGTTCCATAACCCGTTAAAAGGCCATGTGGATAAACCACAGCGTCAGGTATGGCTGCGCGCCAACGGCCCGGTACCGGATGACATCCAGCTCCATCAACAGCTATTGGGCTATGCTTCTGATTTTAATTTCCTGCCGGTCGCTCTACAGCCTCACGGCGTCGGATTTCTGGAGCCAGGAATGCAGGTCGCCACTATCGATCACTCCATGTGGTTCCACCGCCCTTTCAGCCTGAATGAGTGGTTGCTGTACAGCGTAGAGAGCACATCTGCTTCCAGCGCCCGCGGCTTTGTGCGCGGCGAGTTTTACTCTCAGAGCGGCGAACTGGTAGCTTCCACCGTTCAGGAAGGCGTTATGCGCAGCCACAAGGCCTGACGCACTACTCCCCCCTCCGCCAAAAACCAATAAAAAACCAGCCCGCAGGCTGGTTTTTTTACATCAGTATTTTGCCACTCAGGAGTTGTAGGCATTTTCGCCGTGGCTGTTAACATCCAGCCCTTCGCGCTCCTGCTCTTCGCTAACCCGCAGCCCAACGATAACCGCAGCGACTTTAAAAGCTATCCAGGCAACGACACCTGACCATACCAGGGTCAGCAGCACGCTTTCTATCTGTACCAGAACCTGATGGCCCATAGTAACGCCTTCCGCATAGCCTACGCCGCCGAGCGAGCTGGAAGCAAAGACACCGGTCAGAATGCAGCCGACAATCCCGCATACACCGTGGACGCCAAACACATCGCAAGGGTCATCTACACGCAGCCAGCGTTTTAGCACCGTTACCCCCCAAAGGCCCGCCAGACCGGAGACCAGGCCAATAATCAGCGCCCCTCCAACCCCAACGTAGCCACAGGCAGGGGTAACACCCACCAGGCCCGCAATTGCTCCGGAACAGGCTCCCAGCAGCGAAGGTTTACCGCGCGCGGCCCACTCACCAAATATCCAGGCCAGAATCGCCGCTGCGGTGGCGACCACGGTATTCACAAATGCCAGGCCGGCGATTTCGTTAGCTGCTGCCGCAGAACCGGCATTAAAGCCAAACCAACCGATATAGAGCACCGCGGTACCAATGAAAACCATAGGCAGGTTATGAGGCTTGAATGCTTCTTTGCCGAATCCAACCCGCTTACCCAGTAGCCACGCGCCAACCAGACCGGCAACGGCGGCGTTGATATGCACAACGGTACCGCCAGCAAAATCCAGCGCCCCGTGGCTCCCGAGCAAACCGCCGCCCCAGACCATATGCGCAATCGGCAGGTAGGAGAATGTCAGCCATATGGCGACAAAAATCAGCACTGCTGAAAAACGGATTCGCTCAGCAATAGCCCCAACAATCAGCGCCACGGTAATACAGGCAAATGATCCCTGAAACGCTACGTGAATATACTGGTAGATACTGCCCATGGCCGCCGTCAGTTCAATGTTTTTCAGCATCACCCAGTCGACATTTCCGAAGAAGTTACCGCCTGTACCAAACGCCAGGCTATAGCCGTAAACCACCCACAGCACGCAGACCAGAGCAAAGGTGACCGATACCTGAGTTAACATCGATAAAACGTTCTTAGCGCGCAGCAAGCCACCATAAAACAGCGCGACGCCGGGTATGGTCATAAATAGCACCAGCGCGGTACAAATCATCATAAAACCGTTATC
This genomic interval from Salmonella enterica subsp. enterica serovar Choleraesuis contains the following:
- the amtB gene encoding ammonia channel, with translation MMKKISAILAASLATLPVLAQAAPAAIDKADNGFMMICTALVLFMTIPGVALFYGGLLRAKNVLSMLTQVSVTFALVCVLWVVYGYSLAFGTGGNFFGNVDWVMLKNIELTAAMGSIYQYIHVAFQGSFACITVALIVGAIAERIRFSAVLIFVAIWLTFSYLPIAHMVWGGGLLGSHGALDFAGGTVVHINAAVAGLVGAWLLGKRVGFGKEAFKPHNLPMVFIGTAVLYIGWFGFNAGSAAAANEIAGLAFVNTVVATAAAILAWIFGEWAARGKPSLLGACSGAIAGLVGVTPACGYVGVGGALIIGLVSGLAGLWGVTVLKRWLRVDDPCDVFGVHGVCGIVGCILTGVFASSSLGGVGYAEGVTMGHQVLVQIESVLLTLVWSGVVAWIAFKVAAVIVGLRVSEEQEREGLDVNSHGENAYNS